The Kordia sp. SMS9 genome window below encodes:
- a CDS encoding TolC family protein produces MRNKLIYLFSLCFLSFGFAQNQEIPRSFSLEEAITFALENNRTVKNAVRDIEAAKEQKWETTADGLPQLNGNIDYIYNIKQQFEDAVDFDENGFIDFGAQQSVTATATLSQLVFDGSYLVGLQSAKVFLEISKNAKEKTDLEIRQGVINAYGNVLLAEESIMILERNKKTLEDNLSETRKIYENGLTEEENVEQLEITLSSVESNLRNMKRLRDLSYQMFNITLGIDVNNETKLTDTLPTLTFQNITPSLLEADEDVTKTIDYKIAANDTRSKELLVKLEKSKALPSLSGFLSGSYLGNGDQFEFFTNNQTWLGIASFGFSLNIPIFSSLKRSASTQRAKINLEKAQDDLLEVEQQLKFQIASAKSDYQLSIEEYETSKKNLRLSERIEKKNQVKFFEGVGSSFDLRQAQTQLYTAQQEYLQAMLDVINKKAALETILNTTN; encoded by the coding sequence ATGCGAAACAAACTAATATATCTCTTTAGTTTATGTTTTCTGAGTTTCGGATTTGCTCAGAATCAAGAAATACCCAGAAGCTTTTCTTTAGAGGAAGCCATTACTTTTGCGCTTGAAAATAACAGAACAGTCAAAAATGCAGTTCGTGATATTGAAGCTGCGAAAGAGCAAAAATGGGAAACGACAGCGGATGGACTTCCGCAACTGAATGGTAATATTGACTACATATACAACATAAAACAGCAATTTGAAGATGCGGTCGATTTTGATGAAAACGGATTCATTGACTTTGGTGCTCAGCAGTCTGTAACAGCAACGGCGACGTTATCGCAATTGGTGTTTGATGGTTCGTATTTGGTAGGATTGCAATCGGCAAAAGTATTTTTAGAAATTTCTAAAAATGCCAAAGAAAAAACCGATTTAGAAATTCGTCAAGGAGTCATAAACGCCTATGGAAATGTGTTACTTGCTGAAGAAAGTATTATGATTTTAGAGCGAAATAAGAAAACGCTGGAAGACAATTTGAGCGAAACTCGTAAAATTTATGAAAATGGTTTGACAGAGGAAGAAAATGTAGAACAATTAGAAATTACGTTGTCAAGTGTGGAGAGTAATTTGAGAAATATGAAGCGTCTGCGCGATCTTTCCTATCAAATGTTCAATATTACGTTGGGAATTGATGTAAACAACGAAACCAAACTAACAGATACGTTGCCAACGCTAACGTTTCAAAACATAACACCATCACTCTTAGAAGCCGATGAAGATGTGACGAAAACGATCGATTATAAAATTGCGGCAAATGATACGCGTTCCAAAGAATTATTGGTCAAATTAGAAAAAAGCAAAGCGCTGCCATCATTGAGCGGATTTTTATCTGGTTCGTATTTAGGAAATGGTGATCAGTTTGAATTTTTTACCAACAATCAAACCTGGTTAGGAATTGCCTCTTTTGGATTTAGTTTGAACATTCCGATTTTCAGTTCCTTGAAACGAAGTGCTTCTACGCAACGTGCAAAAATCAATCTTGAAAAAGCACAAGATGATTTGTTGGAAGTAGAACAACAACTAAAATTTCAAATTGCTTCTGCAAAAAGCGACTATCAATTATCCATTGAAGAATACGAAACTTCAAAGAAAAATTTGAGGCTTTCGGAACGTATCGAGAAAAAAAATCAAGTCAAGTTTTTTGAAGGTGTAGGTTCTAGTTTCGATTTGCGCCAAGCACAAACACAACTCTACAC
- a CDS encoding FAD-dependent oxidoreductase translates to MFDVLVVGGGVSGMQCALILGSAKEKPFAVDKKIGIVLHQRSSHLQNALFNNVLGLPKGKTGAEILMEGQAHLTEVYPHVTQITKEKVLEITGEAGNFQIVTNKNTYQSKLVVIALNYAKPFTIEGLEECIAPHPRAAAKKDRVYLKNDDHLVKDGLYACGTIAGWRSQFAIAAGSGAQVATDILTLWNDGNHTKVHDKI, encoded by the coding sequence ATGTTTGACGTCCTTGTGGTTGGTGGCGGTGTTTCAGGAATGCAATGCGCGCTCATTTTAGGTTCTGCCAAAGAGAAACCGTTTGCTGTAGATAAAAAGATTGGCATTGTACTTCACCAACGATCTTCCCATTTGCAAAATGCATTGTTTAATAATGTATTAGGCTTACCAAAAGGAAAAACAGGTGCGGAAATTTTGATGGAAGGACAAGCACATCTCACGGAAGTGTATCCGCACGTGACACAAATTACCAAAGAAAAAGTACTTGAAATTACAGGAGAAGCAGGCAATTTTCAAATCGTAACGAATAAAAACACCTATCAGAGTAAACTGGTCGTAATCGCGTTGAATTATGCAAAACCGTTTACGATTGAAGGTTTGGAGGAATGTATTGCGCCGCATCCAAGAGCGGCTGCCAAAAAAGATCGTGTGTATTTAAAAAACGATGATCATTTGGTAAAAGATGGATTGTATGCTTGTGGCACCATTGCCGGTTGGAGAAGTCAATTTGCCATTGCCGCAGGAAGTGGCGCGCAGGTTGCTACTGACATTTTAACGCTTTGGAATGATGGCAATCACACGAAAGTGCATGATAAAATCTAG
- a CDS encoding DUF3109 family protein: MFQIGKTIISEDIIENDFVCNLSACKGICCVEGDAGAPLEDEEIKKLDAIYDTVKPFLRKEGIAAIEAQGTYIVRENGDLETPLVNGAECAYVTFDQNNTAMCGIEQAYNKGVIDWKKPISCHLYPVRVEAYSDFAAVNYHRWPICDDACSLGKELQVPIYKFVKEALIRKFGEDWYLELEKTAKKLGR; encoded by the coding sequence ATGTTTCAAATAGGAAAAACCATCATTTCAGAAGATATTATTGAAAACGACTTTGTGTGCAATCTCAGTGCGTGCAAAGGAATTTGTTGTGTAGAAGGTGATGCTGGTGCGCCACTGGAAGATGAAGAAATTAAAAAGTTGGATGCTATTTACGACACCGTAAAACCTTTTTTGCGAAAAGAAGGAATTGCGGCTATTGAAGCGCAAGGAACCTATATTGTGCGAGAAAATGGCGATTTGGAAACACCTTTGGTCAACGGTGCGGAATGTGCCTATGTAACGTTTGATCAAAATAATACTGCGATGTGCGGAATTGAACAAGCGTATAATAAAGGTGTAATTGATTGGAAAAAACCAATTTCTTGTCACTTATACCCAGTGCGTGTGGAAGCGTATAGTGATTTTGCAGCAGTCAATTATCACCGATGGCCCATTTGTGATGATGCGTGTAGTTTAGGGAAAGAATTACAAGTACCGATCTATAAATTTGTAAAAGAAGCCTTGATTCGAAAATTTGGAGAAGATTGGTATTTGGAACTTGAGAAAACTGCCAAAAAATTGGGACGCTAA
- a CDS encoding MarC family protein translates to MELNFKHILTASMVLFAVIDIIGNIPIIIDLRRKTGHIQSGKATIIAGVILTVFLFVGQSMLNLIGITASQFAIAGSFVLFFLALEMILGITLFKEDEENAMSDASVFPIAFPLVAGPGSLTSILSLRAEFSPENIVVALLINMIIMYIVLKASVKIERWLGQNGIRILRKVFGVILLAISVKIFTTGIQEIFA, encoded by the coding sequence ATGGAACTAAATTTTAAACATATTCTAACGGCAAGTATGGTACTTTTTGCCGTGATTGATATTATTGGAAACATTCCTATTATTATAGATTTACGCCGCAAAACAGGACATATTCAATCGGGAAAAGCGACCATTATTGCAGGTGTTATTTTGACCGTGTTTTTGTTTGTGGGACAAAGTATGTTGAACTTAATTGGCATTACGGCGAGTCAATTTGCGATTGCAGGTTCGTTTGTTCTGTTCTTTTTGGCATTGGAAATGATTTTGGGAATTACCTTGTTTAAGGAAGATGAAGAAAATGCCATGAGTGATGCGTCTGTGTTTCCGATTGCTTTTCCATTGGTTGCCGGACCTGGAAGTTTGACGTCTATTTTATCGCTTCGTGCGGAATTTAGTCCAGAAAATATTGTCGTGGCACTTTTAATCAATATGATCATTATGTATATTGTGTTGAAAGCTTCAGTGAAGATAGAACGCTGGCTTGGTCAGAATGGAATTCGTATTTTACGAAAAGTATTCGGAGTCATCCTGTTAGCAATTTCAGTTAAAATATTTACTACGGGAATTCAAGAAATATTTGCGTAA
- a CDS encoding ribonucleotide-diphosphate reductase subunit beta, with amino-acid sequence MSSAIEPILQENKDRFVIFPIKHADIWEWYKKSEASFWTAEEIDLHQDLTDWNTKLNDDERYFIKHILAFFAASDGIVNENLAENFVNEVQYSEAKFFYGFQIMMENIHSETYSLLIDTYVKDEKEKSKLFQAIENFPAIKKKADWALQWIDSPSFAERLIAFAAVEGIFFSGAFCSIYWLKKRGIMPGLTFSNELISRDEGVHCDFAVHLHNNHLVNKVPKERIRGIIVDALNIEREFITESLPVSLIGMNAKLMTQYLEFVTDRLLQELGCEKEYNVSNPFDFMDMISLQGKTNFFEKRVSEYQKAGVLNKEEEKDKFSFDADF; translated from the coding sequence ATGTCATCAGCAATAGAACCCATCTTACAAGAAAACAAAGACAGATTTGTGATTTTTCCAATCAAACATGCAGATATTTGGGAATGGTATAAAAAATCGGAAGCTAGTTTTTGGACAGCGGAAGAAATTGACCTTCACCAAGATTTGACAGACTGGAATACAAAATTGAATGATGACGAACGTTATTTTATCAAGCATATTTTGGCATTTTTTGCCGCTTCAGACGGAATTGTAAATGAAAACTTAGCAGAAAACTTTGTCAACGAAGTACAATATTCAGAAGCAAAGTTTTTCTACGGATTCCAAATTATGATGGAAAACATTCATTCTGAAACATATTCGTTATTAATTGACACGTATGTAAAGGATGAAAAAGAGAAAAGCAAATTGTTTCAAGCAATTGAAAATTTTCCTGCTATCAAAAAGAAAGCCGATTGGGCATTGCAATGGATTGATTCACCAAGTTTTGCAGAACGTTTAATTGCGTTTGCTGCAGTAGAAGGTATTTTCTTTTCAGGTGCATTCTGTTCTATCTATTGGTTGAAGAAAAGAGGAATTATGCCTGGATTAACGTTTTCTAATGAGTTAATTTCTCGTGATGAAGGTGTACACTGTGATTTTGCAGTACACTTACACAACAATCACTTGGTAAATAAAGTTCCGAAAGAACGTATTCGCGGAATTATTGTAGATGCATTAAACATCGAACGCGAATTTATCACAGAGTCTTTACCTGTAAGTCTCATTGGAATGAATGCTAAATTAATGACACAATATTTAGAGTTTGTAACAGACCGACTCCTACAAGAATTAGGTTGTGAAAAAGAATACAATGTGTCCAATCCATTCGATTTTATGGATATGATTTCTCTTCAAGGAAAAACAAACTTCTTTGAAAAAAGAGTTTCAGAATACCAAAAAGCAGGTGTGCTGAACAAAGAAGAAGAGAAAGACAAATTTAGCTTTGACGCAGATTTCTAA
- a CDS encoding polyprenyl synthetase family protein — translation MIQIAQYRETFIEYLEEKVVLTEPKNLYEPIVYILQLGGKRLRPVLTLMTAEIFGTSHTKALDAALAVEVFHNFSLVHDDIMDGAPLRRGKATVHEKWDLNTGILSGDAMLILAYQLFENYEGPIFKALAELFSKTAIEVCEGQQYDVDFETRNDVTIPEYLRMIEYKTAVLVGAAMKMGAIIAETSEQDAQGIYDFGRYLGLAFQLQDDYLDAYGDPETFGKQVGGDIIENKKTYLYLKALENSSKEDTKTLLRLFSEKSEGTDEKVATVKAIFNKANIPETMKTAISEYTQKAFKVLQTLHIGDKEKQQLQAFGKQLMNRTV, via the coding sequence ATGATACAGATTGCTCAATACAGAGAAACATTTATTGAATATCTTGAAGAAAAAGTAGTATTAACCGAACCGAAGAATTTATATGAACCTATTGTGTATATTCTTCAATTAGGTGGAAAACGCTTGCGTCCTGTGTTGACCTTGATGACGGCAGAAATTTTTGGAACTTCTCACACGAAAGCCTTAGATGCTGCCTTGGCGGTAGAAGTTTTTCACAACTTTTCGTTGGTGCATGATGATATTATGGATGGCGCGCCATTGCGAAGAGGAAAAGCAACCGTACATGAAAAGTGGGATTTGAATACTGGTATTTTATCAGGCGATGCGATGTTGATTTTAGCCTATCAATTGTTTGAAAATTATGAAGGTCCAATTTTTAAAGCGTTGGCAGAATTATTTAGTAAAACAGCCATTGAAGTGTGTGAAGGACAGCAATATGATGTGGATTTTGAAACGAGAAACGATGTGACCATTCCTGAATATTTGAGAATGATTGAATATAAAACCGCCGTTTTGGTCGGCGCCGCGATGAAAATGGGTGCTATTATTGCAGAAACCAGCGAACAAGATGCACAAGGCATTTACGATTTTGGTCGTTATTTAGGATTGGCTTTTCAGCTTCAAGATGATTATTTAGATGCCTACGGCGATCCAGAAACGTTTGGAAAACAAGTTGGCGGCGATATTATTGAAAATAAAAAGACCTATTTATACTTAAAAGCACTTGAAAACAGTTCAAAAGAAGACACAAAAACACTGTTGCGATTATTTTCTGAGAAATCTGAAGGTACTGACGAAAAAGTAGCGACTGTGAAAGCTATTTTTAACAAAGCTAATATACCAGAAACGATGAAAACGGCCATTTCTGAGTATACACAAAAAGCGTTTAAAGTATTGCAAACGTTGCATATTGGCGACAAAGAAAAGCAACAACTTCAAGCGTTTGGTAAGCAATTGATGAATAGAACGGTATAG
- a CDS encoding ribonucleoside-diphosphate reductase subunit alpha has protein sequence MFVVKRDGRKEPMMFDKITSRVRKLCYGLNDLVDPVKVAMRVIEGLYDGVTTSELDNLAAEIAATMTTTHPDYARLAARISVSNLHKNTKKSFSEAMVDLYEYVNPRTGKKAPLLSDEVYNVIMENADRLDSTIIYNRDFGYDYFGFKTLERSYLLKLNGKIAERPQHMLMRVSVGIHLNDLDAAIETYELMSKKYFTHATPTLFNSGTPKPQMSSCFLLAMQDDSIDGIYDTLKQTAKISQSAGGIGLSIHNVRATGSYIAGTNGTSNGIVPMLRVYNDTARYVDQGGGKRKGSFAIYVEPWHADIFDFLDLKKNHGKEEMRARDLFYAMWIPDLFMKRVEENGPWTLMCPNECPNLFNVHSEEFEALYLQYEAAGKGRKTIKARELWEKILESQIETGTPYMLYKDAANRKSNQKNLGTIRSSNLCTEIMEYTSPDEVAVCNLASIALPMFIKGKEFDHKELFRVTKRVTKNLNKVIDRNYYPVKEAENSNFRHRPIGLGVQGLADTFIKLRMPFTSDEAKKLNQEIFETLYFAAVTASMEMAKIEGPYQTYEGSPISKGEFQHNLWGIKDEELSGRWDWGKLRKQVAENGVRNSLLVAPMPTASTSQILGNNECFEPYTSNIYTRRVLSGEFIVVNKHLLEDLVSLNLWTEDLKQELMRANGSIQHIDEIPQDIKELYKTVWELSMKDIIDMSRHRGYFIDQSQSLNLFMEGATMAKLTSMHFYAWKSGLKTGMYYLRTKSAVDAIKFTLKKEVKKAPVAVEAATSISVQTVAEKPTPVAVEPLTPEEMKEMIARAKDGQDDDCLMCGS, from the coding sequence ATGTTTGTAGTAAAAAGAGACGGAAGAAAAGAGCCAATGATGTTTGACAAGATCACTTCGCGAGTGAGAAAGTTATGCTATGGCTTAAATGATTTAGTAGATCCTGTAAAAGTTGCGATGCGTGTAATTGAAGGATTATATGATGGAGTAACCACTTCAGAATTAGACAATTTGGCAGCAGAAATTGCCGCCACCATGACGACAACGCATCCTGATTATGCACGATTGGCAGCGCGTATTTCCGTGTCAAACTTACACAAAAACACCAAAAAATCATTCTCGGAAGCGATGGTGGATTTGTACGAATATGTAAATCCAAGAACAGGAAAAAAAGCACCATTATTATCAGATGAGGTGTATAATGTAATTATGGAAAATGCAGATCGCTTGGATTCTACCATTATCTATAATCGCGATTTTGGATACGATTACTTCGGATTTAAAACCTTAGAACGCTCCTACTTACTAAAATTAAACGGTAAAATTGCAGAACGTCCACAGCACATGCTTATGCGTGTTTCTGTTGGAATTCACTTAAACGATTTAGACGCAGCGATTGAAACATACGAATTGATGTCTAAAAAGTACTTTACGCATGCAACGCCAACGCTTTTCAACTCGGGAACGCCAAAACCACAAATGTCATCTTGTTTCTTGTTAGCAATGCAAGATGATAGTATTGATGGAATTTACGATACGCTCAAACAAACGGCAAAAATTTCACAATCTGCAGGTGGAATAGGATTGTCTATTCACAATGTACGTGCAACAGGATCATACATTGCAGGAACTAACGGAACAAGTAATGGAATTGTGCCAATGTTGCGTGTATACAATGATACGGCACGTTATGTAGATCAAGGTGGCGGAAAGCGTAAAGGCTCATTTGCAATTTATGTAGAACCTTGGCATGCGGATATTTTTGACTTTCTAGACTTGAAAAAGAATCATGGAAAAGAAGAAATGCGTGCGCGCGATTTATTCTATGCAATGTGGATTCCAGATTTATTCATGAAACGTGTAGAAGAAAATGGACCTTGGACATTGATGTGTCCTAACGAATGTCCAAACTTATTCAACGTTCATAGTGAAGAGTTTGAAGCATTGTACTTACAATACGAAGCAGCAGGAAAAGGAAGAAAAACCATCAAGGCGCGTGAGTTATGGGAGAAAATCCTAGAATCTCAAATTGAAACAGGAACGCCATACATGTTGTATAAAGATGCGGCAAACCGTAAATCGAACCAAAAGAACTTAGGAACCATTCGTTCTTCAAATTTATGTACGGAAATCATGGAGTATACGTCTCCTGATGAAGTTGCCGTGTGTAACTTGGCTTCGATTGCATTGCCAATGTTTATCAAAGGAAAAGAATTTGATCACAAAGAATTATTCCGTGTGACAAAACGTGTGACGAAAAACTTAAACAAAGTAATTGATCGTAATTACTATCCTGTAAAAGAAGCAGAAAACTCTAACTTCCGTCACCGTCCAATTGGATTGGGTGTGCAAGGATTGGCAGATACGTTCATCAAACTGCGTATGCCTTTTACGTCTGATGAAGCAAAAAAGCTAAACCAAGAGATTTTTGAAACCTTATACTTTGCAGCAGTTACGGCTTCTATGGAAATGGCAAAAATAGAAGGTCCATACCAAACGTATGAAGGTTCGCCAATATCAAAAGGAGAATTCCAACACAATCTTTGGGGAATTAAAGATGAAGAACTCAGCGGACGTTGGGACTGGGGAAAACTGCGCAAGCAAGTAGCTGAAAATGGTGTGCGTAACTCGTTATTAGTAGCGCCAATGCCAACAGCATCTACCTCACAAATTCTTGGAAACAACGAGTGTTTTGAGCCGTATACATCAAACATTTATACGCGAAGAGTACTTTCTGGAGAATTCATTGTGGTGAATAAGCATTTGCTAGAAGATTTAGTAAGCTTAAACCTTTGGACAGAAGATTTAAAGCAAGAATTGATGCGTGCCAATGGTTCTATCCAACACATTGACGAAATTCCACAAGACATCAAAGAATTGTATAAAACAGTGTGGGAATTGAGCATGAAAGACATCATTGACATGTCGCGTCACAGAGGATATTTCATTGATCAATCGCAGTCACTAAACTTGTTTATGGAAGGTGCAACCATGGCAAAATTAACGTCTATGCATTTCTACGCTTGGAAATCTGGATTAAAAACAGGAATGTATTACTTGCGTACAAAATCGGCAGTTGATGCGATTAAATTTACCTTGAAGAAAGAGGTAAAAAAAGCGCCTGTAGCTGTTGAAGCTGCCACGTCAATTTCTGTACAAACGGTAGCCGAAAAACCAACTCCAGTAGCAGTTGAGCCATTAACGCCAGAAGAAATGAAAGAAATGATTGCAAGAGCTAAAGACGGGCAAGATGATGATTGCTTAATGTGTGGTTCTTAA
- a CDS encoding TetR/AcrR family transcriptional regulator, which translates to MKDKIKVTATELFLNLGFKSVTMDDIANEMGISKKTIYTHFNNKTALVSEVTSSLFCVISEGIDLICSIEKNSIEELYEIKRFVMEHLKNEKTSPLYQLHKYYPKIYATLKKKQFDLMQDCVMDNLKRGVHTGMYRDNINVEFVSRIYFTGVTGIKDQDFFPARMFPMDALMDQFLEYHLRGICTPKGLETLQECITTNQLT; encoded by the coding sequence ATGAAAGATAAAATAAAAGTAACGGCAACGGAATTGTTCTTAAACTTAGGGTTTAAGAGTGTGACTATGGATGATATTGCCAATGAAATGGGAATCTCCAAAAAGACCATTTACACACATTTCAACAATAAAACAGCATTGGTAAGTGAGGTAACAAGTTCGCTATTTTGTGTAATTAGCGAAGGAATCGATTTGATTTGTTCTATAGAAAAGAACTCTATTGAAGAGTTGTACGAAATCAAACGCTTTGTGATGGAACATTTAAAAAATGAAAAAACGTCGCCTTTATATCAACTTCACAAATACTATCCAAAAATCTATGCAACCTTAAAAAAGAAGCAATTTGATTTGATGCAAGATTGTGTCATGGATAATTTAAAGCGTGGTGTGCACACAGGAATGTATCGTGATAATATCAATGTTGAATTTGTATCACGCATTTATTTCACGGGCGTTACAGGGATTAAAGATCAAGACTTTTTTCCTGCCAGAATGTTTCCAATGGACGCGTTGATGGATCAATTTTTAGAATACCACTTGCGTGGAATTTGCACACCTAAAGGACTTGAAACTTTACAAGAATGTATAACAACTAACCAATTAACATAA